AGGCGGAGGAGATCGTCTCCGGGCTGGACCTGGTGGAGTACACCCCCACCACGCTGACCACCGTCCCCCGGCTGCTCGCCGCGGTGCGCGAGGCGGCCGAGCGCGGCTACGCCGTCGACGACTCCGAGCGGGAGCCCGGCGTCCGCTGCCTAGCCGCCCCCGTCCTCGACGCCTCCCGGCGCCCGGTCGCCGCGATCAGCGTCGCCGGCCCGCGGGACCGGATCCTCGACGCCGAGGCGGCCATCGTCGAGGCCGTCCTCGCCACCGCCCGCACCATCTCCACCCAGCTCGGCTGCCCCGACCCCCGACCCCGCCCCCAGGAGTGACCTGTGTCCGCGTCCGACCCGACCATCACCTCGATCGACCTGCACGACCTGCCCACCCGCTACCCCCGCACCGTCGGCCGCAACGCCCGGCTGGGCAGCCACGGCTCCGGCGGTGAGTCCCGCGTCGCGGTGCTGCGCACCGACTCCGGCGCGGTCGGCTGGGGCATGGTCGAGGGACCGGCCGGCGCCGACGTCGTCGGCCGCAGCCTGTCCGAGCTGATCGACCCCGCCACCGGTGTCCGCGACGAGACGCTGGCCTGGCTGGACGTCCCCCTGCACGACCTGCTCGGCGTGGTGCAGGACGTCCCGGTGCACGCCCTCCTCGGCGACCGGGGCCTGCCCGTCGTCGAGCTCTACGACGGCGCCATCTACTTCGACGACCTCGACCCCGAGGACGCCCCCCGCGGTGTCGCCGTCGCGCTGCAGAACTGCCGCGACGACGCCGCCCTGGGCTATCGCGGGTTCAAGCTGAAGATCGGGCGGGGGAACCGGTGGATGCCCCGGGCCGAGGGCGACGCCCGCGACATCGAGGTGACCAGGGCCGTCCGGGAGGCCTACCCCGACGCCCGGGTGCTGGTCGACGCCAACGACGGCTACGACCTGGAGGGCTTCTGCCGCTACCTCGACGCCGTCGCCGACTGCGACCTGTACTGGGTGGAGGAGCCCTTCCTCGACGACGCCGACGACCTCGCCGCCCTGCGCCGCCACCTGGACCAGGTCAGCCCCACCACCCGCATCGCCGAGGGCGAGACCTCCCCCGACGTCGCGGCCCTGCTGCCGGTGGCCGGTGCGGGGCACATCAACGTGATGCTGATGGATGTCATGTCGTTCGGCCTGACCCGCTGGCGGGCCCTGATGCCGCAGCTGGTCGACCTCGGCGTCCGAGCCTCCCCGCACGCCTGGGGACGTCCGCTGAAGACGCTGTACGCCGCGCAGCTGGCCACCGGGCTCGGCGGGGTGGACGTGGTGGAGGGCGTGCCCGGCACCACCGACGGCGTCGACACCTCCGCCTACGTCTTCGCCGACGGCCGTCTGACCGTCCCGGACCGTCCCGGCTTCGGCCTGCCGCTCCCCACCCTCTGACCGTCCGGGCTCCGGTCCGCCCGGGCAGCACCCCTGACCGCGACCACCCAGCCGCTGACCGACCGCAGCCTGCCCGACCACCCCATCCCAGGAGCACCCGTGCGCACCCTGCCCTCCACCCACCCCGACGACTTCGCCCGGCTCGACACCACCGCCCTGCGGGACCGCTTCTTGGTCGACGGGCTCTTCGCAGCCGGTGAGGTCCGGTGGGCCCACGCCGACGACGACCGGCTGCTGCTCGGCGGGCTGGTCCTCGACGGCGGCACCCTCCCGCTGGAGGCCCCGTCGCTGGTGGCCGCCGACTCCCTGTGTCAGCGCCGCGAGCTCGCGGTGGTCTGCCTCGGGGGGCGGCTGACCGTCGACTGCGACGGCACCGGGTACGACCTCGACGAGCTGGACGTCCTCTACGTCGGCCGCGGCACCGCGTCGGTGAACGTGTCCGGCACCGGTCGCGCCTACCTGGTGTCGGCGCCGGCGCACGCCGAGCGCCCCACCAGCCTGGGACGGCGAGACGAGGTCTTCGCCGCCGACCTGGGGTCGCGGGAGGAGGCCAACGTCCGCACCATCCGCCGCTACGTGCACGCCGACGGCATCGCCTCGGCCAACCTGGTGCTGGGGATCACCACCCTCGCCCCGGGCAGCGTCTGGAACACCATGCCCTGCCACACCCA
The sequence above is a segment of the Auraticoccus monumenti genome. Coding sequences within it:
- a CDS encoding mandelate racemase/muconate lactonizing enzyme family protein codes for the protein MSASDPTITSIDLHDLPTRYPRTVGRNARLGSHGSGGESRVAVLRTDSGAVGWGMVEGPAGADVVGRSLSELIDPATGVRDETLAWLDVPLHDLLGVVQDVPVHALLGDRGLPVVELYDGAIYFDDLDPEDAPRGVAVALQNCRDDAALGYRGFKLKIGRGNRWMPRAEGDARDIEVTRAVREAYPDARVLVDANDGYDLEGFCRYLDAVADCDLYWVEEPFLDDADDLAALRRHLDQVSPTTRIAEGETSPDVAALLPVAGAGHINVMLMDVMSFGLTRWRALMPQLVDLGVRASPHAWGRPLKTLYAAQLATGLGGVDVVEGVPGTTDGVDTSAYVFADGRLTVPDRPGFGLPLPTL
- the kduI gene encoding 5-dehydro-4-deoxy-D-glucuronate isomerase, which translates into the protein MRTLPSTHPDDFARLDTTALRDRFLVDGLFAAGEVRWAHADDDRLLLGGLVLDGGTLPLEAPSLVAADSLCQRRELAVVCLGGRLTVDCDGTGYDLDELDVLYVGRGTASVNVSGTGRAYLVSAPAHAERPTSLGRRDEVFAADLGSREEANVRTIRRYVHADGIASANLVLGITTLAPGSVWNTMPCHTHGRRTEVYLYTGLGEDGRVVHLAGPPDATRSIVVADGEAVVSPGWSVHTGVGTRAYSFVWAMAGENQDYADMQPVDVTALR